The proteins below come from a single Gordonia pseudamarae genomic window:
- the kstR gene encoding cholesterol catabolism transcriptional regulator KstR, with translation MARSTINNAAVDVASTEDIPVPGTDAAPAPGADSGSSAQRERRKRILDATLALASKGGYDAVQMRTVAEKADVAVGTLYRYFPSKVHLLVTAMARELGRVEGKVDRSQLRGDNAVERLRHVLDMITYAMQRDPLLTEAMTRAFMFADASASTEVDQVAGTIDRLFAGAMVDVGEPTADDLAVARVIADVWMSNLVQWLTRRASATDVANRLELTVRLLLKDR, from the coding sequence ATGGCACGTTCCACGATCAACAACGCAGCCGTCGACGTGGCCTCGACCGAGGACATTCCGGTACCCGGCACCGATGCCGCACCCGCACCGGGTGCCGACTCCGGATCATCGGCGCAGCGGGAGCGCCGCAAGCGCATCCTCGACGCGACCCTCGCGCTTGCATCCAAGGGCGGTTACGACGCCGTACAGATGCGTACCGTCGCCGAGAAGGCCGATGTCGCCGTCGGCACGCTGTACCGCTACTTTCCGTCCAAGGTGCATCTACTGGTCACGGCGATGGCGCGGGAGCTGGGCCGGGTCGAGGGCAAAGTGGATCGCTCGCAATTGCGCGGCGACAACGCCGTCGAACGGCTACGCCACGTTCTCGACATGATCACCTACGCCATGCAGCGCGACCCGCTGCTCACCGAGGCCATGACCCGGGCGTTCATGTTCGCCGACGCCTCGGCCTCCACCGAGGTCGATCAGGTCGCCGGCACCATCGACCGGTTGTTCGCCGGCGCGATGGTCGACGTGGGCGAACCGACCGCCGACGACCTCGCCGTCGCCCGCGTGATCGCCGACGTGTGGATGTCGAACCTGGTGCAGTGGCTCACCCGCCGCGCCTCGGCCACCGACGTCGCCAACCGCCTCGAGCTCACGGTCAGGCTGCTGCTCAAAGACCGCTGA
- a CDS encoding alpha/beta hydrolase, producing MRGGWARDVAVIAGVLSLVVTGGVVTTAAPAAADPAPTTVTAGAEPTVIPVADTDTDTDGDAEPDPAVSRIDTVITGEGGRVTAIVYSASMRKMIPIEMLRPKDSSEPAPTLYLLNGAGGGEDSATWAARTDYEKFFANKNVNVVTPIGGAFSYYTDWQKDDKVLGRNKWTTFLTKELPPLIDRRFGTTGTNAIAGISMAGTSVMNLAINAPKLYKSVAAFSGCTRTSDPLGQAYIQAVVGQRGRGSVVNMWGLPGSAGWREHDPYINAAKLRDTKVYMTTGSGLPGQYDRLGAAGIENNLDALANQIVLGGLIEAAVNRCTKDMARRMTQLKIPHEVITRSTGTHSWEYWAQDLKTVWPKIAKDLGVT from the coding sequence CTGCGCGGCGGGTGGGCCCGCGACGTGGCGGTGATTGCCGGGGTGTTGAGCCTGGTGGTTACCGGTGGCGTGGTCACCACGGCGGCACCTGCTGCCGCCGACCCGGCGCCGACGACGGTGACCGCGGGTGCTGAGCCCACGGTCATCCCGGTGGCCGACACCGACACCGACACCGATGGCGACGCCGAACCCGATCCGGCGGTCTCCCGGATCGACACGGTCATCACCGGTGAGGGTGGCCGGGTCACCGCGATCGTCTATTCGGCGTCGATGCGCAAGATGATCCCCATCGAGATGCTGCGCCCCAAGGACAGTTCCGAGCCCGCGCCGACGTTGTATCTGCTCAACGGCGCCGGCGGCGGCGAGGACTCGGCGACCTGGGCGGCCCGTACGGACTACGAGAAGTTCTTCGCCAACAAGAACGTCAACGTGGTGACCCCGATCGGCGGCGCGTTCTCGTACTACACGGATTGGCAGAAGGACGACAAGGTCCTGGGCCGCAACAAGTGGACGACTTTCCTCACCAAGGAATTGCCGCCGCTGATCGACCGGCGGTTCGGCACCACTGGGACCAACGCGATCGCCGGGATCTCCATGGCCGGCACCTCGGTGATGAATCTGGCGATCAACGCGCCCAAACTGTACAAGTCGGTGGCGGCCTTCAGCGGCTGCACCCGCACCAGCGATCCGTTGGGCCAGGCCTACATTCAGGCTGTCGTGGGCCAGCGCGGTCGTGGCAGTGTCGTCAACATGTGGGGTCTGCCGGGGTCTGCGGGCTGGCGGGAGCACGACCCGTACATCAACGCGGCCAAGCTCCGTGACACCAAGGTTTACATGACCACCGGCAGCGGTCTGCCCGGGCAGTACGACCGTCTCGGCGCGGCCGGAATCGAGAACAACCTCGATGCCCTCGCCAACCAGATCGTGCTCGGCGGCCTGATCGAGGCCGCGGTGAACCGGTGCACCAAGGACATGGCCAGGCGGATGACCCAGCTCAAGATCCCGCACGAGGTGATCACCCGGTCGACCGGTACCCACTCATGGGAGTACTGGGCGCAGGACCTCAAGACCGTCTGGCCCAAGATCGCCAAGGATCTGGGCGTCACATAG
- a CDS encoding enoyl-CoA hydratase, whose translation MTAYETIIVDTEGRVGVITLNRPKALNALNTQLMNEVVGAAKAFDADPGIGAIVLTGSEKAFAAGADIKEMSSKTYSDVVSEAFFGAWDDLSRVRTPIIAAVTGYALGGGCELAMLADTIIAGENARFGQPEINLGVIPGIGGSQRLTRAVGKAKAMDLVLTGRQMKADEAERAGLVSRVVPTEEALTVAKEAAATIASKSLISVYLAKEAVNRAFDTTLTEGVRAERSLFYSLFATEDQTEGMAAFVDKREPEFKHR comes from the coding sequence ATGACCGCATACGAGACCATCATCGTCGATACCGAGGGCCGCGTCGGCGTGATCACGCTGAACCGGCCGAAGGCGCTCAACGCCCTCAACACGCAGCTGATGAACGAGGTCGTCGGCGCGGCCAAGGCGTTCGACGCGGACCCGGGCATCGGCGCGATCGTGCTGACAGGTTCGGAGAAGGCCTTCGCCGCCGGCGCCGACATCAAGGAGATGTCGTCGAAGACCTACAGTGACGTGGTGTCCGAGGCGTTCTTCGGCGCGTGGGACGACCTGTCCCGGGTACGCACACCCATCATCGCCGCGGTGACCGGCTATGCCCTCGGCGGTGGCTGTGAGCTGGCGATGCTGGCCGACACGATCATCGCCGGTGAGAACGCCCGATTCGGTCAGCCCGAGATCAATCTCGGTGTGATCCCCGGCATCGGTGGATCGCAGCGGCTGACCCGCGCGGTCGGCAAGGCCAAGGCGATGGACCTGGTGCTCACCGGCCGGCAGATGAAGGCAGATGAGGCCGAGCGAGCCGGTTTGGTGTCGCGGGTGGTTCCCACCGAGGAGGCGCTGACCGTCGCCAAGGAGGCCGCCGCGACCATTGCGTCCAAGTCGCTGATCTCGGTGTACCTGGCCAAGGAGGCCGTGAACCGGGCCTTCGACACCACGCTGACCGAAGGCGTGCGCGCCGAGCGGTCGCTGTTCTACTCGCTGTTCGCCACCGAGGACCAGACCGAAGGTATGGCTGCGTTCGTGGACAAGCGTGAACCGGAGTTCAAGCACCGCTGA
- a CDS encoding enoyl-CoA hydratase/isomerase family protein, giving the protein MADNPASVLVKVVEGVGTITLNRPKAINALDHEMALAMEQALLGWAVDSEITGAVVRGAGERGLCAGGDIVAIHRDAAMLSTGDKTDADAAASPSAAFWRDEYRLNTLISRYPKPYVAIMDGIVMGGGVGISAHGNTRVVTDRTKLGMPEVGIGFIPDVGGTHLLSKVPDELGTYVALTAGTIRAADAIAIGLADHYIPADGLAAALERWKPGQAFPGADPGESALTDQRGWISEAFAGDSVADIIARCRELGTPEATKAADIIEAKSPLAAAVTLRALREAASRDDLAESLRVEYRLALRSLRNPDMAEGIRAQVIDKDRNPTWRHADHSSVTAAEVDVFFEPLPVELELPIEAWGVPGE; this is encoded by the coding sequence GTGGCCGACAACCCGGCATCGGTGCTGGTGAAGGTGGTTGAGGGCGTCGGTACGATCACCCTCAACAGACCGAAGGCGATCAACGCCCTCGATCATGAGATGGCGCTGGCGATGGAGCAGGCATTGCTCGGCTGGGCGGTCGACTCCGAGATCACCGGGGCCGTCGTACGTGGTGCCGGTGAGCGTGGACTGTGCGCGGGCGGCGATATCGTCGCCATTCACCGCGATGCGGCGATGCTCAGCACCGGTGACAAGACCGACGCCGATGCGGCGGCGTCGCCGTCCGCGGCGTTCTGGCGCGACGAATACCGGCTCAACACGCTCATCTCGCGGTACCCCAAACCGTATGTGGCGATCATGGACGGCATCGTGATGGGCGGCGGCGTCGGCATCTCCGCACACGGCAACACCCGGGTGGTCACCGACCGCACCAAACTGGGTATGCCGGAGGTCGGCATCGGGTTCATCCCCGACGTCGGAGGCACCCACCTGCTGTCGAAGGTGCCCGATGAGCTCGGTACCTATGTGGCGCTGACCGCCGGTACCATCCGGGCCGCCGACGCCATCGCCATCGGCCTGGCCGACCACTACATTCCGGCCGACGGCCTGGCCGCCGCCCTCGAACGGTGGAAGCCGGGCCAGGCGTTCCCCGGGGCGGATCCGGGAGAATCGGCACTGACCGATCAGCGCGGCTGGATCAGTGAGGCCTTCGCCGGTGACTCGGTGGCCGACATCATCGCCCGCTGCCGTGAACTCGGCACTCCCGAGGCGACGAAGGCCGCCGACATCATCGAGGCGAAAAGCCCACTGGCCGCGGCGGTCACGCTGCGGGCCCTGCGTGAGGCCGCATCCAGGGATGACCTGGCCGAGTCGCTGCGTGTCGAGTACCGGCTCGCGCTGCGCTCGCTGCGCAACCCCGATATGGCAGAAGGTATCCGGGCACAGGTCATCGACAAGGACCGCAACCCCACCTGGCGGCACGCGGATCACTCCTCGGTCACCGCGGCGGAGGTAGACGTGTTCTTCGAACCGCTGCCGGTGGAGTTGGAGCTGCCGATCGAGGCGTGGGGCGTGCCCGGCGAATAG
- a CDS encoding PaaI family thioesterase: MEALPTNMPNWWDKPAPVVIPEGYAEFAEQFRILQDVMTAAAPDADQTRTASQLVAELIDVLAQSATDEWSQLSGRLPVPGRGQTLVPAFHIETETETESRGTVRFGRQFLGGNGAVHGGAIPLFFDDAFGRFANTHDRTLARTANLHVDYRNVTPIDTDLAVIVRFDREEGRKRYLTGEIWNGECLCVEASGLFVVLKPGAA, from the coding sequence ATGGAAGCACTGCCCACGAACATGCCCAATTGGTGGGACAAGCCGGCCCCGGTCGTCATTCCCGAGGGGTACGCCGAATTCGCTGAGCAGTTCCGGATTCTGCAGGATGTGATGACCGCGGCCGCGCCCGACGCGGACCAGACCCGCACGGCGTCACAGCTGGTCGCCGAACTCATCGACGTACTCGCGCAGTCCGCGACCGACGAGTGGTCGCAGTTGTCGGGGCGGCTGCCCGTTCCCGGGCGGGGACAGACCCTGGTCCCGGCGTTTCACATCGAAACCGAAACCGAGACGGAGTCGCGCGGCACCGTCCGGTTCGGGCGCCAGTTCCTCGGCGGCAACGGCGCCGTGCACGGCGGTGCCATCCCGCTGTTCTTCGATGACGCGTTCGGCCGCTTCGCCAATACCCACGACCGCACCCTCGCCCGCACCGCGAACCTGCACGTCGACTACCGGAACGTCACACCGATCGACACCGATCTCGCCGTGATCGTCCGGTTCGACCGCGAGGAGGGCCGCAAACGCTACCTGACCGGCGAGATCTGGAACGGCGAATGCCTCTGCGTGGAGGCGAGTGGCCTGTTCGTCGTCCTCAAACCCGGCGCGGCGTAG
- a CDS encoding enoyl-CoA hydratase-related protein, translating into MSGIDTGTEHLLLDTADGIATVTLNRPDVKNAVTPEMLDALAVVLADLDADAGVRAIVLTGAGAAFCAGGDVKAFAERGGDVPVGDDGVQDWFDKRARRQVGVVGRLRSMTTPSIAALPGAAAGAGLGLALACDLRVGGPSTLLTTAFIKIGLPGDFGVAWQLRDLIGVGPATRLMLLSDRVGADEALGLGLLDWLVPDDEVRSTAREIAGRLAASSAQAIGAMKANLRDARHLDLGAAMDAELVRYRACADGDEHKAAVRAFAERGRSTGTTPRRV; encoded by the coding sequence GTGAGCGGGATCGACACCGGCACCGAACATCTGCTGCTCGACACGGCGGACGGCATCGCCACCGTCACCCTGAACCGCCCCGATGTGAAGAACGCCGTTACGCCCGAGATGCTCGACGCGCTCGCCGTGGTGCTCGCCGATCTCGATGCGGACGCCGGCGTGCGGGCGATCGTACTCACCGGGGCGGGTGCGGCCTTCTGCGCGGGCGGCGATGTGAAGGCGTTCGCCGAACGTGGCGGTGACGTACCGGTCGGTGACGACGGCGTCCAGGACTGGTTCGACAAGCGCGCCCGCAGACAGGTCGGTGTCGTCGGGCGGCTGCGGTCGATGACCACCCCGTCGATCGCGGCGCTGCCCGGCGCGGCCGCAGGTGCCGGGCTCGGCCTTGCGCTGGCCTGCGATCTGCGTGTCGGCGGCCCATCCACCCTGCTGACCACCGCGTTCATCAAGATCGGTCTGCCGGGCGACTTCGGCGTCGCCTGGCAGCTACGCGATCTCATCGGGGTCGGGCCCGCGACCCGGCTGATGCTGCTGTCCGACCGTGTCGGCGCCGACGAGGCGCTCGGCCTCGGGCTGCTCGACTGGCTCGTCCCCGACGACGAGGTGCGGTCCACCGCCCGCGAGATCGCGGGCCGGCTCGCGGCGTCCTCGGCGCAGGCGATCGGCGCGATGAAGGCCAACCTTCGCGATGCCCGGCATCTCGACCTCGGTGCCGCGATGGACGCCGAACTCGTCCGCTACCGGGCGTGCGCCGACGGCGATGAGCACAAGGCCGCAGTGCGTGCCTTCGCCGAACGCGGCCGCAGCACCGGGACTACGCCGCGCCGGGTTTGA
- a CDS encoding SDR family oxidoreductase, producing MVTVTVRSTVDRSVVSERSLSGRTMLMSGGSRGIGLAIALRAAADGANVVLLAKTAEPHPTLTGTVYTAAQEIEDAGGKALPVVGDVREEADVRRAVDAAVDRFGGIDIVINNASAIDTSPTRELAMKRYDLMQSINTRGTFLLSKTAIPYLERGTNPHILTLSPPIDLDPKWVGPQTGYTLSKYGMSLCTIGLAAELADAGIAANSLWPRTPIVTAAILNRGGEDRAATARTPEIMSDAAHAVLTRDSRTCTGNFFIDDSVLIEEGVTNFAKYRTAQREEDLRLDMYVSERVVTS from the coding sequence ATGGTTACTGTTACCGTAAGGTCAACCGTAGATAGGAGTGTCGTGTCCGAACGATCGTTGAGTGGCCGAACCATGCTGATGTCCGGCGGCAGCCGGGGGATCGGCCTGGCAATCGCGTTGCGGGCCGCGGCCGACGGCGCGAATGTGGTACTCCTGGCCAAGACCGCAGAGCCGCACCCCACGCTGACCGGCACCGTGTACACGGCGGCCCAGGAGATCGAGGACGCGGGCGGCAAGGCGTTGCCGGTAGTCGGCGATGTGCGTGAGGAGGCGGATGTGCGGCGCGCCGTCGACGCGGCGGTCGACAGATTCGGCGGTATCGACATCGTGATCAACAATGCCTCGGCCATCGACACCTCACCGACGCGCGAGCTGGCGATGAAGCGCTACGACCTGATGCAGTCCATCAACACCCGCGGCACGTTCCTGCTGTCCAAGACGGCGATCCCGTATCTGGAACGGGGCACCAACCCGCACATCCTCACTCTGTCGCCGCCGATCGACCTCGACCCGAAATGGGTTGGCCCGCAAACCGGTTACACGCTGTCCAAGTACGGAATGAGCCTGTGCACGATTGGTCTGGCCGCCGAACTCGCCGACGCGGGCATCGCCGCCAACTCGCTGTGGCCCCGCACTCCGATCGTCACCGCCGCGATCCTCAACCGGGGCGGTGAGGACAGGGCCGCCACGGCGCGCACACCCGAGATCATGTCCGACGCCGCACACGCCGTCCTCACCCGCGACTCCCGGACCTGCACCGGGAACTTCTTCATCGACGACTCGGTGCTGATCGAGGAGGGTGTCACCAACTTCGCGAAATACCGCACCGCGCAGCGCGAGGAAGATCTGCGGCTGGATATGTACGTCTCCGAGCGGGTGGTCACCTCGTGA
- a CDS encoding TetR family transcriptional regulator has product MARPSKPLISREAAVAASIEIIDADGLEAFSLPRLAKHLGVRAPSLYHHFADKNEILTEVARDIAGRTVARPRMTPGPDWPEYFVALALNFRQSILRHRNAAPILLQHFPRELFIATYEHTARFLLDSGVPSDLHVQILDGIETQAVGAVLMEAMRPPSRKSTIFPNVDPSSQPLLAKALADNELSQKQLFEAMVRSFLHGIIRDNDLDRTTVG; this is encoded by the coding sequence GTGGCGAGACCATCGAAACCATTGATCAGCCGGGAGGCCGCGGTGGCGGCATCCATCGAGATCATCGACGCCGACGGACTCGAGGCATTCAGTCTGCCCCGGCTCGCGAAACATCTCGGTGTGCGCGCACCGTCGCTCTATCACCACTTCGCCGACAAGAACGAGATCCTCACCGAAGTGGCCCGCGATATCGCCGGCCGGACCGTCGCACGACCCCGCATGACGCCCGGGCCGGACTGGCCGGAGTATTTCGTGGCACTCGCCCTCAACTTCCGTCAGTCGATTCTCCGGCACCGCAACGCCGCACCGATACTGCTGCAGCACTTTCCCCGCGAGCTGTTCATCGCCACGTATGAACACACGGCGCGCTTCCTGCTTGATTCGGGCGTGCCCAGCGACCTGCACGTGCAGATCCTCGACGGTATAGAGACCCAGGCGGTCGGCGCCGTCCTGATGGAGGCGATGCGGCCGCCGAGCCGCAAGTCGACGATCTTCCCGAACGTCGACCCGTCATCTCAGCCGCTGCTGGCCAAGGCGCTCGCGGACAACGAACTGAGCCAGAAGCAACTGTTCGAGGCGATGGTCCGCAGTTTCCTGCACGGAATCATCCGCGACAACGACCTCGACCGCACCACAGTCGGGTAG
- a CDS encoding enoyl-CoA hydratase-related protein, protein MTRQSDPVVSVEIDGEIAVIRLDRPGRLNAFTHQMSEEIIAAFDATDADDAVRAVVITGNGRAFCAGADLAAGGDTFVTETSGEVPPDIGGRTTLRIFRSTKPVVAAINGPAAGVGVTMTLPADIRIASETAKFGFIFTARGLVPEACSSWFLPRLVGVGTALEWLIGARMVPVTEAHERGLVREVVAPEQVLPRAIEAARELVAGTSPVSVALTRAMLWRMLGAADPIDAHRAESVGIYLRGRSADVREGVDAFLTKRRPEFPDRVSDGLPDLFAETDPAG, encoded by the coding sequence ATGACCCGGCAGTCCGATCCGGTGGTATCCGTCGAGATCGACGGGGAGATCGCGGTCATCCGCCTCGACCGGCCCGGCCGGCTCAACGCCTTCACTCATCAGATGTCCGAGGAGATCATCGCGGCCTTCGACGCCACCGACGCCGACGACGCGGTGCGCGCGGTCGTGATCACCGGTAACGGGCGGGCCTTCTGTGCCGGCGCCGACCTCGCCGCCGGTGGCGATACCTTTGTCACCGAAACGTCCGGCGAGGTGCCGCCCGATATCGGCGGCCGGACCACGCTGCGGATCTTCCGTTCGACCAAACCGGTGGTCGCCGCCATCAACGGCCCGGCAGCAGGTGTCGGGGTCACCATGACCCTGCCCGCTGACATCAGGATCGCCTCGGAGACAGCTAAATTCGGTTTCATCTTCACCGCGCGCGGACTCGTCCCGGAGGCGTGCTCGAGCTGGTTCCTGCCGCGACTGGTCGGTGTCGGCACCGCCCTGGAGTGGCTGATCGGCGCCCGGATGGTTCCGGTCACCGAAGCCCATGAGCGCGGCCTGGTGCGGGAAGTCGTTGCGCCGGAGCAGGTTCTGCCACGGGCGATCGAGGCGGCCCGCGAACTGGTGGCCGGCACCTCGCCGGTGTCGGTGGCCCTCACCCGTGCCATGCTGTGGCGGATGCTGGGTGCGGCCGACCCGATCGACGCGCACCGCGCCGAATCCGTGGGCATCTACCTGCGTGGCCGGTCCGCCGACGTGCGTGAGGGCGTCGATGCGTTCCTCACCAAACGGCGGCCGGAGTTTCCCGATCGCGTCTCCGACGGCCTGCCCGACCTCTTCGCGGAGACCGATCCCGCCGGTTGA
- a CDS encoding crotonase/enoyl-CoA hydratase family protein — MTEIEPADNGPVLYRVHDHIAVITFNRPEAMNSVNSALSAAAGAALERADADPAVRAVVLTGAGKAFCAGADLKELGAGRRIDDPDHREWDFAGIVRHWISTPVIAAVNGFALGGGTEIVLTADLAVIDETATMGLPEVRRGIVAAAGGLLRIHRQVPQKIAAEIALTGEPISAARAYELGLVNRIAPAGTALDVALELAATIARNAPLAVAESKRVMHETALDERGWDDRSWQINKTAIRTVFASADAKEGPRAFAEKRPPQWTGR, encoded by the coding sequence GTGACAGAGATCGAACCCGCCGACAACGGACCGGTGCTGTACCGGGTTCACGACCACATCGCCGTCATCACCTTCAACCGGCCCGAGGCGATGAACTCGGTCAACTCGGCGCTCTCGGCGGCGGCCGGTGCCGCACTCGAGCGCGCCGACGCCGACCCGGCCGTGCGGGCCGTGGTGCTCACCGGCGCCGGCAAGGCGTTCTGTGCGGGTGCCGATCTGAAGGAACTGGGCGCCGGGCGGCGGATCGATGACCCGGACCACCGGGAGTGGGACTTCGCCGGCATTGTGCGGCACTGGATTTCCACACCGGTCATTGCCGCTGTGAACGGATTCGCGCTCGGCGGTGGCACCGAGATCGTGCTCACCGCCGATCTGGCGGTGATCGACGAGACGGCGACGATGGGGTTGCCCGAGGTGCGTCGGGGCATTGTCGCCGCGGCCGGCGGGCTGCTGCGCATCCACCGTCAGGTACCGCAGAAGATCGCCGCCGAGATCGCACTCACCGGAGAGCCCATCTCGGCGGCACGGGCATATGAGCTCGGTCTGGTCAACCGGATCGCGCCCGCCGGAACCGCGCTCGATGTCGCACTCGAGCTGGCGGCCACGATCGCCCGCAACGCGCCGCTGGCCGTGGCCGAGAGCAAGCGGGTGATGCACGAGACGGCGCTGGACGAGCGCGGCTGGGACGACCGGTCGTGGCAGATCAACAAGACCGCGATCCGCACGGTGTTCGCCAGCGCCGACGCCAAAGAGGGGCCGCGCGCATTCGCGGAGAAGCGCCCGCCGCAGTGGACGGGAAGGTAG
- a CDS encoding GNAT family N-acetyltransferase translates to MIDQAQSIISYSWTPQLEGDDLDQVLALVTAASEYDDEAGFAQIDPADVASVGTTGIRVLHLPIRARRDLNPIDDVPLVVVAYLRLAIGAGGLAAVSYVVHPDYRSRGLTTLLVEQLGLDVDAAEGWDRTGASALRCWAYSTHPAAERLTRRFGVGAIAEQWGLARPLSGPFALPLEAPVPSAGITLGAPRALGADIEDLVRVLDSASVPQAHRDRLTSDLRRGTGVIIDARDETGTVLGFVWYSTTTTIHLELRAAPVFALILDTAATGRGLGSTLLAAAMIDQRDNPPAGERGAQVSLLRINPEDQAAVRMCRLLGYEQEDSDTCYQVGHTDQPAPVLG, encoded by the coding sequence ATGATCGACCAAGCCCAGTCCATCATCTCCTACTCGTGGACACCACAGTTGGAGGGTGACGACCTCGACCAGGTGCTGGCGCTGGTGACCGCTGCGTCGGAGTACGACGACGAGGCCGGTTTCGCCCAGATCGACCCGGCCGATGTCGCGAGCGTCGGCACCACCGGGATCCGGGTGCTGCACCTGCCGATCCGGGCGCGCCGCGACCTGAACCCCATCGACGACGTGCCGCTCGTGGTGGTGGCCTACCTGCGGCTGGCGATCGGTGCCGGTGGGCTCGCCGCGGTGTCCTACGTCGTGCACCCCGACTACCGATCGCGTGGTCTGACAACCCTTCTCGTCGAACAGCTCGGCCTCGACGTCGACGCCGCCGAAGGCTGGGACCGGACCGGGGCGAGTGCGCTGCGATGCTGGGCCTACTCCACTCATCCGGCCGCCGAGCGGCTCACCCGGCGGTTCGGTGTCGGTGCGATCGCCGAACAGTGGGGGCTGGCACGTCCGCTGTCGGGGCCGTTCGCGTTGCCGCTGGAGGCGCCGGTTCCGTCGGCCGGTATCACTCTCGGCGCGCCACGCGCACTGGGCGCCGATATCGAGGATCTGGTGCGGGTGCTGGACTCGGCGTCGGTGCCGCAAGCCCATCGTGACCGGCTCACCTCCGACCTGCGCCGCGGTACGGGCGTCATCATCGACGCACGGGACGAGACCGGAACCGTGCTGGGGTTCGTCTGGTACTCCACCACCACGACCATCCACCTCGAACTGCGGGCGGCCCCGGTGTTCGCGCTGATACTCGACACCGCGGCAACCGGGCGGGGTCTGGGCAGCACACTGCTGGCGGCCGCGATGATCGATCAGCGCGACAATCCGCCGGCCGGCGAACGGGGCGCGCAGGTGTCGTTGCTGCGGATCAACCCCGAGGATCAGGCCGCGGTGCGCATGTGCCGGCTGCTCGGCTACGAGCAGGAGGACTCCGACACCTGCTACCAGGTCGGTCACACCGACCAGCCGGCACCGGTTCTCGGCTGA
- a CDS encoding acyl-CoA dehydrogenase family protein: protein MRTELFSEDHELFRDAVRGFVGKYVEPHMQRWDSERLIDRDTWRAAGAQGLLGLSVPEEYGGPGETDYRFRVVIQEEIARVGASALQSGFSTNDDIVLNYLLRHADDEQRKRWLPGFITGETIGAIAMSEPGAGSDLRGIDTTAVRDGDDWVINGSKTFITSGILADLVIVFAKTDSDAGSRGFSLFVVEDGTPGFSRGRKLDKVGLHAQDTAELFFDNVRVSGKELLGELGGGFSYLMRSLPLERLGIAIAGQVSAEAVFEWTMAYVKEREAFGKPIGRFQGLGFTLAELATGIEVSRAYIDRCVREYNKGTLTAVDAAKAKLWATELQDKVIDTGVQLHGGYGYMMEYPVAKAFIDARVQRIYGGTNEIMKEIIHRDLLR, encoded by the coding sequence ATGCGCACCGAGCTCTTCTCGGAAGACCACGAACTGTTCCGCGATGCCGTACGGGGGTTCGTCGGCAAGTACGTCGAACCCCACATGCAACGGTGGGATTCGGAGCGCCTCATCGACCGGGATACCTGGCGGGCCGCCGGCGCGCAGGGGCTGCTGGGTCTGTCGGTACCCGAGGAGTACGGCGGCCCCGGCGAGACCGACTACCGGTTCCGGGTCGTCATCCAGGAGGAGATCGCCCGCGTCGGGGCGTCGGCCCTGCAGTCCGGCTTCTCCACCAACGATGACATCGTGCTCAACTACCTGCTGCGCCACGCCGACGACGAGCAGCGCAAGCGCTGGCTGCCCGGCTTCATCACCGGCGAGACCATCGGCGCGATCGCGATGAGCGAGCCCGGAGCCGGCAGCGACCTGCGCGGTATCGACACCACCGCCGTCCGCGACGGCGATGACTGGGTTATCAACGGCTCAAAGACGTTCATCACCAGCGGCATCCTCGCCGACCTCGTCATTGTGTTCGCGAAAACCGACTCCGACGCCGGGTCGAGGGGGTTCAGCCTGTTCGTCGTCGAGGACGGCACCCCCGGGTTCAGCCGCGGCCGCAAACTCGACAAGGTGGGGCTGCATGCCCAGGACACCGCGGAACTGTTCTTCGACAACGTCCGGGTGAGCGGCAAGGAGCTGCTCGGTGAACTGGGCGGCGGATTCAGCTACCTGATGCGGAGCCTGCCGCTCGAACGCCTCGGCATCGCCATCGCCGGACAGGTGTCCGCGGAGGCCGTGTTCGAGTGGACGATGGCCTACGTCAAGGAGCGCGAGGCGTTCGGCAAGCCGATCGGACGATTCCAGGGGCTCGGCTTCACCCTCGCCGAACTCGCCACCGGAATCGAGGTGTCCCGCGCCTACATCGACCGCTGCGTCCGCGAATACAACAAGGGCACACTCACCGCCGTCGACGCCGCCAAGGCCAAACTGTGGGCGACCGAGCTGCAGGACAAGGTGATCGACACCGGTGTGCAGTTGCACGGCGGCTACGGATACATGATGGAGTACCCGGTGGCCAAGGCGTTCATCGACGCCCGGGTACAGCGGATCTACGGCGGTACCAACGAGATCATGAAAGAGATCATCCACCGCGATCTCCTGCGCTGA